A stretch of Candidatus Vicinibacter affinis DNA encodes these proteins:
- a CDS encoding nicotinamide mononucleotide transporter, whose product MFSLLGYPVSYMEFVGTVFGIAGVWLAAKANILTWPVGLVNIILFFLIFYQVQLYSDMFLQIYFFLISLYGWFFWDKELHQKEPIKFLSNTWKIYLAVLCTVLTFTFGYVISQLHNWFPIAFPKQAAYPYWDTFVAIASIIANTLLARRIIENWIIWIVVDVICIYLYFSKGIAFVALEFIVFLGLACYGAYHWHKLYLKQKKIAY is encoded by the coding sequence ATGTTTAGTTTATTGGGTTATCCGGTAAGCTATATGGAATTTGTGGGAACTGTCTTCGGGATAGCCGGGGTTTGGCTCGCAGCCAAAGCCAACATCCTCACCTGGCCGGTAGGATTGGTAAACATCATTTTATTTTTTCTGATCTTTTATCAGGTGCAATTGTATTCTGATATGTTCCTGCAAATCTATTTTTTTTTGATTTCACTTTATGGTTGGTTTTTTTGGGATAAAGAATTGCACCAGAAGGAACCGATCAAATTTCTTAGCAATACCTGGAAAATTTACTTAGCCGTACTTTGTACAGTTCTGACTTTCACATTCGGTTATGTTATATCACAACTTCACAATTGGTTTCCAATTGCTTTCCCCAAGCAAGCCGCTTATCCCTACTGGGACACTTTTGTGGCCATTGCAAGCATCATTGCCAACACTCTGCTGGCCAGAAGAATAATTGAAAACTGGATCATTTGGATCGTGGTAGATGTAATTTGTATTTATCTGTATTTCAGCAAAGGCATTGCATTTGTTGCTTTGGAATTCATAGTCTTTTTAGGCCTGGCCTGTTATGGTGCATACCATTGGCATAAATTATATCTTAAACAAAAAAAAATCGCTTATTAA
- a CDS encoding APC family permease yields the protein MSVQKLNAFSLTMIVIGLVIGMGIFRTASDAAKAAINPEVFFTAWVLGGLVALCGALTYAEIGSRYPVTGGYYKVFSYAYHPSIAFALNCVIIISNAASLAGVALIGSDYLASVVAPGGMTDVGKSLIAITAILLFYGVNLMGLKMSSTTQNVLMLIKISLLLLIISSIFLLAPSIQTVHETVAPVKPMDFLQSIGLALVAICFTYGGYQQTINFGEEVDNARKTVPRGIVTGILIVITLYLLTNYAYYKIIGFDQLKEARGIASIIGEKLFGPLGKTIFSLLLFTAVLAYVNVLLLSNPRVMYAMADDQILPQIFKKKYGAHEVLTVSLTAFTVLTIIILFYANTFDRILGFVMFLDSIGMVSSAAALFYLRRKTQHLNGTGIYQMKWFPVPTLFFIAAYLFVSGSIVLNTPMMALIGTLVFVVFLILFFIVQKSRKVS from the coding sequence ATGTCTGTTCAAAAGTTAAATGCCTTTTCATTGACCATGATTGTAATTGGGTTGGTTATTGGGATGGGAATCTTCAGAACTGCCTCTGATGCTGCAAAGGCTGCAATAAATCCGGAAGTTTTTTTTACTGCCTGGGTACTGGGGGGATTGGTTGCTCTTTGTGGAGCACTCACCTATGCTGAAATAGGATCCAGATATCCCGTCACAGGAGGTTACTATAAGGTATTTTCTTATGCTTACCATCCGTCTATAGCATTTGCATTAAATTGTGTGATCATTATTTCTAATGCAGCTTCCCTTGCCGGAGTTGCCTTAATTGGGAGTGATTATCTTGCATCCGTAGTGGCCCCGGGAGGCATGACAGATGTTGGTAAATCACTCATAGCCATTACAGCTATTCTCTTGTTTTATGGGGTGAATCTGATGGGACTCAAAATGAGTTCAACCACTCAGAATGTCCTGATGCTTATCAAAATCAGTTTGCTTCTTCTCATTATCTCTTCCATTTTTTTATTGGCGCCATCCATTCAAACGGTGCATGAAACGGTTGCGCCAGTGAAGCCCATGGATTTTCTTCAATCAATAGGACTCGCCTTGGTAGCAATTTGCTTTACCTATGGAGGGTATCAACAGACCATTAATTTTGGAGAAGAAGTAGACAATGCGCGTAAGACTGTTCCCAGAGGGATTGTTACCGGAATTCTGATAGTCATTACCTTGTATTTATTGACCAATTATGCCTACTACAAGATAATTGGTTTTGATCAGCTAAAAGAGGCCAGAGGGATTGCTTCCATCATTGGAGAAAAATTATTTGGGCCTTTGGGAAAGACTATTTTTTCTTTACTATTATTCACTGCAGTGTTAGCCTACGTAAATGTTTTGTTGTTGTCAAATCCGAGAGTCATGTATGCAATGGCTGATGATCAAATACTTCCACAAATTTTTAAAAAGAAATATGGCGCACATGAAGTATTGACGGTCAGTCTGACCGCTTTCACAGTGTTGACTATTATAATTCTTTTTTACGCCAATACTTTTGATCGCATACTCGGATTTGTCATGTTTCTGGACAGTATTGGAATGGTGAGTTCAGCTGCGGCATTGTTTTATTTAAGACGTAAAACCCAGCACTTAAATGGAACGGGGATTTATCAGATGAAATGGTTTCCAGTTCCTACACTTTTTTTTATTGCGGCCTATTTATTTGTAAGTGGATCCATAGTTTTAAACACACCCATGATGGCATTGATTGGCACCCTGGTTTTTGTGGTATTTTTAATTTTATTTTTTATCGTTCAAAAAAGCAGAAAGGTTAGTTAA
- a CDS encoding aminotransferase class I/II-fold pyridoxal phosphate-dependent enzyme has protein sequence MNVSYIINELGEERENYFQAIAPPIVQTSNFAFRTVEEMRERFKDEYSGYLYSRGLNPTVDILRKKLAALDGAEDALVFNSGAAAIYSAIVPFVQKGDHIISVAAPYTWAQKLFDQHLPRFGVTTTYVDARDSKNIWDAVNDSTRIIYLESPNSWDFAIQDLRAIAMEAKKRNILTVVDNSYCSPIYQRPIEMGIDLCLQSATKYIGGHSDVVAGVLSGTRAHMKKIFDLEYLMAGNGIQAFNAWLLIRGLRTLPARLDRITINTHKVIAFMKSHPKVEELLFPLEESFPQYQLAKSQMSGACGLFTIVVKSQEADKIENFCQSLKRFLMAVSWGGHESLVIPRMAGVSKSAFNPNMREHRMIRFYVGLEDAEYLIEDLQEALEKL, from the coding sequence ATGAATGTATCGTATATAATTAATGAGTTGGGAGAGGAGCGGGAGAATTATTTTCAAGCCATCGCTCCACCAATAGTGCAGACGAGCAATTTTGCTTTTAGAACGGTGGAGGAAATGCGGGAAAGATTTAAAGATGAATACAGTGGGTATTTGTATTCACGAGGGTTGAATCCAACGGTGGACATCCTTAGAAAAAAGTTGGCAGCGCTTGATGGGGCAGAAGATGCTTTGGTATTTAATTCCGGGGCGGCAGCCATTTATTCTGCAATAGTTCCATTTGTACAAAAAGGAGATCATATAATTTCAGTCGCAGCACCTTACACCTGGGCGCAAAAATTATTTGATCAGCATCTTCCAAGATTCGGGGTAACTACTACTTATGTGGATGCAAGAGATTCGAAAAATATTTGGGATGCAGTCAATGACAGTACCCGCATCATTTATCTGGAGTCACCTAATAGCTGGGATTTTGCGATACAAGATTTGAGGGCTATTGCGATGGAAGCTAAAAAAAGAAATATTCTTACGGTGGTGGATAATTCTTATTGCAGTCCAATTTATCAAAGGCCAATTGAAATGGGTATTGATTTATGTCTTCAGTCTGCTACCAAATATATTGGAGGCCATAGCGATGTCGTGGCAGGAGTGCTTTCCGGGACGAGGGCGCATATGAAGAAAATTTTTGATTTGGAATATTTGATGGCCGGCAATGGTATACAAGCATTTAATGCCTGGCTTTTGATCAGAGGATTGAGAACACTTCCGGCCAGATTGGACCGCATCACAATCAACACACACAAAGTGATCGCCTTTATGAAAAGTCATCCAAAAGTTGAGGAGCTCTTGTTTCCTTTGGAGGAATCCTTTCCGCAATACCAGTTGGCTAAAAGTCAGATGTCCGGAGCATGCGGGCTTTTTACCATTGTAGTGAAGAGTCAGGAGGCAGATAAAATTGAAAATTTCTGTCAATCACTTAAAAGATTTTTGATGGCTGTAAGTTGGGGTGGACATGAGAGTTTAGTCATTCCCAGAATGGCTGGTGTTTCTAAATCAGCATTCAATCCGAACATGAGAGAGCACCGGATGATTCGATTTTATGTTGGACTTGAAGATGCGGAATATTTAATAGAAGATCTGCAGGAAGCCTTAGAGAAACTTTAA
- a CDS encoding T9SS type A sorting domain-containing protein yields MRKIILINLCICLIFQISQGQNLLPERRCIWNNPGSQSFNTDHFEILNPLHFGADSSGKVDCTLSLNSCIKFLNSRPGIILFPPGTYLFLNNIILRDSLIIRGSCAEKTKFIFDLKGRPEDCISIKGKKSQTSIKLIANAFKSTNKIDVADHRDVKKGDYLKIFENDANRIFSSWASKSIGQLVKVKDKQLNELTLEEELRIDFSLTNEASYSVIFPAYFIGLEYFSIERKDATTTQTHNISLDLAAHCWINGVASRFGNFAHVTINECSHISVTNSYFTKAFDYGGGGKAYGIAIQQTSGRCLISNNIFENLRHAVLLQSSANGNVISYNYSKDPYWTGTLLPSNAAGDIVLHGNYPFQNLFEGNICQNIVIDNSHGINGPFNTFYRNRAELYGIFMNDGAGNQQNFIGNEISNQLLGQYFKTGIDHYEFGNNKNNVNIPAGTSSLTTNSLYLENTPDCLSDFNTFPSIGYPNSLKIGTNSAQQRFKESYLTICWSSENQLKGSLAIESPKKLCFGTEGKFNINYVPCATFNWSTTNGKIISGQETRNVIIDWDHPGDAKIVLKYTSGPITDSTSVLVQIDNCTQTENLENISIRLELKEGRIMVITENNLAFKQLNIFNIQGKIVQSLISGLTNTRYNTPDLPNGIYVCALLINGFHHQQKIIIP; encoded by the coding sequence ATGAGGAAAATAATTCTGATCAATCTTTGCATTTGCCTAATATTTCAAATTTCTCAAGGACAAAATTTACTACCTGAGAGACGTTGCATTTGGAATAATCCTGGTTCACAAAGTTTCAATACAGATCATTTCGAAATTCTAAACCCCCTACACTTCGGCGCAGACTCTTCTGGGAAAGTTGATTGTACTTTGTCCCTCAACTCTTGCATTAAATTTCTGAATTCCAGACCAGGCATTATCCTCTTCCCACCTGGCACTTATCTTTTCCTAAACAATATCATATTACGTGATAGCCTTATCATAAGAGGATCCTGTGCCGAGAAAACAAAATTCATTTTTGACCTTAAAGGCAGACCGGAAGATTGCATATCTATCAAAGGCAAGAAATCGCAAACCTCCATAAAGTTAATTGCAAATGCTTTCAAATCCACCAATAAAATTGATGTTGCTGACCATCGTGATGTAAAAAAAGGAGATTACCTAAAAATATTTGAAAACGATGCCAACAGAATTTTTTCATCATGGGCCAGTAAAAGCATTGGCCAGCTGGTTAAAGTCAAAGACAAACAATTGAATGAGCTTACGCTGGAGGAAGAATTAAGAATTGATTTTTCTTTGACGAATGAAGCATCCTATTCAGTAATATTTCCAGCTTATTTTATAGGACTTGAATACTTCTCAATTGAAAGAAAAGATGCCACTACAACTCAAACCCACAACATCAGTTTGGATCTGGCCGCACATTGTTGGATTAATGGAGTCGCGAGCAGATTTGGCAATTTTGCTCATGTTACCATAAATGAATGCAGCCACATCAGCGTAACTAATTCATATTTCACCAAAGCATTTGACTATGGCGGTGGTGGGAAAGCCTATGGTATAGCCATCCAACAAACCAGTGGCAGATGCCTGATCAGTAATAATATTTTTGAAAATTTAAGACATGCTGTCTTGTTACAATCCTCTGCAAACGGCAATGTGATTTCATACAACTATTCTAAAGATCCTTATTGGACAGGAACGCTTTTACCATCTAATGCTGCAGGAGACATCGTACTTCATGGCAACTACCCTTTTCAAAATCTTTTTGAAGGGAATATTTGCCAAAATATAGTGATAGACAATTCTCATGGCATCAATGGACCCTTCAATACCTTTTATAGAAACCGCGCTGAGTTGTACGGAATTTTTATGAATGATGGTGCCGGCAACCAACAAAATTTCATAGGCAATGAAATTTCAAATCAACTTCTGGGACAATATTTTAAAACCGGTATTGACCACTATGAGTTTGGCAATAATAAAAATAATGTAAACATCCCCGCAGGCACGTCGAGTTTAACAACGAACAGCTTATATTTGGAGAATACGCCGGATTGCCTTTCAGACTTCAATACTTTCCCTTCAATCGGATATCCAAACAGTTTAAAGATTGGCACCAATTCAGCACAACAAAGATTTAAGGAATCCTATCTTACTATATGCTGGAGTTCCGAAAATCAATTAAAGGGATCACTTGCTATAGAATCACCTAAAAAATTATGTTTTGGCACAGAAGGAAAATTTAATATTAATTACGTCCCATGCGCTACATTTAATTGGTCTACCACAAATGGCAAAATCATATCCGGACAGGAAACCCGGAATGTAATAATTGACTGGGATCATCCCGGTGATGCCAAGATCGTATTAAAATATACATCTGGTCCTATAACCGACTCCACTTCTGTTTTAGTACAAATTGATAATTGCACACAAACTGAAAATCTTGAAAATATATCTATCAGACTTGAACTGAAAGAAGGAAGGATTATGGTTATCACAGAAAATAATTTAGCCTTCAAACAATTGAACATTTTTAACATTCAGGGTAAAATAGTGCAAAGTTTAATATCAGGTTTGACCAATACAAGATATAATACACCTGACCTTCCTAATGGAATTTACGTCTGCGCATTACTTATCAATGGCTTCCACCATCAACAAAAAATTATAATTCCCTGA